The segment CTATTTCTTTAATGGATCAGGGGAAAAAAACAATCAATAACACATGTATAGAGAGAATATAATAGACATGAAGATTCTACGGCGCCTGTACACTCTAATAAGAAGAGACCACAGAAACATCAGTTCAACTTATGACTTGTGTGATTACAGACACAACTTAATTGCATACAATATAGGTTTCTCCAACCTGAAATTATGTAACAATATCCCAACCTTAAGTCAAAACAAAAACTCAGTATGAGGAAATGGAGGCAAAAAATCTCAAAGGCATTTGGCTTCTATTTCCTCAAGAGTAAGCCCCTTTGTCTCAGGCACCACGAAGAATATGAAAACAAGAGACACCACAGCAATTGCCCcgaatatataaaacaatattgcAGCTCCAAGCAATGCCTGTAATTaaatgtgaaagaaaaaaaagaacttccAGATGATCATGCAAATATAATGAAGTTAATTTACTAATACTGCATGGGAAACAGTACTTCTATGCATATGTACATGCTTGTATGTATTcatgtgtttgtgtttctgtAGCACATCCAGTTTCTATGATAATCATGcccttttttctatttataaagTTAATTATTTATGGAAAACATTTTCTACGATAATCCCACTAACAGAGCATGGAATGGGCAAAGATGACAATAAAAACAGATTCTCTTGGTGCTACTGGATAAAACAGCTAAACGTATCAAAAACTTGATCACATCTCACTGTAATGCAGCAGATAGACACCAACACAAGCTGACAAATAAGTACTCACAAGTCATGGTTATAGCATGTGGTTTAGTGTCATCCAgtgattttgataattttctaACTAATTATAGCATCAATCTCTACTCCAGAAAGTCAAAGGACATAGTGTTGGGATAATAAAGTATTGAAAGAGTTCAGCACCTTCAATGGGGAAAATGCAAATGTCACCAGTGCATTTGCTCCGAAATTCACAAGCACTGCAATACTGAGTCCTCGCCCTCTAAGACGTAAGGGGAAAATCTCCGAAATCATCAACCAACCAATAGGACCAAAGGATAACTGCAAgaccaattttaaaaattgcatTGTTATGTGTACAAAATGAAACATATTTGCAAGAAAACGTCTAAACCTAGAGAACAGAAGCTAATTAAAATGGAATGTTACAAGATAGCTAAAAAACAAGATTCAAATTCGGCAGAAGTTGTTTAACTAAATCTACAGAAATTATTCTTGCTCTGCCATAcgtgtgagaaaaaaatatccCTGGTACATTGTCAAATAGTAAGTGTTTTCACCCTCACATATGTGGTCACTTTCTcaagaaaaattcttttttattttggtacaTTCTCAAGACATTCTACTATTACGTTGACATTGCAAGAATCGTCTCTAGAAAGTACAATGGAAACCATTTAGAACAATGCACTTTAacaagagtaaaaaataaatgactTCTACCAAAGTCACCTATAACCCCTatcataacaaatttttatgatCATTCATCTACTTTTAGAAGTGGTACTAAGTTGTACCTTACTGAAGGAACAAATCTCTTTGAGGAAGGATCAATCATTCACCAAAAGGCTTCCGATGAGCTTTACCATATTAGAAAAAGATGCATCAAGTGCTTGTGAACACAAGTCCACCCTCAAATATGCTTTTGACTATGGTAAGCAAAAGCGTATGTTTCCTCCCtatatatgttttattatttattatattagtcctttttaatttcaattcaTTGTCACACCCACTTTTCAATAACCCTTGTGCTGAAATAAATGTTTGAAGTGGAAAATCATAAATACAAATCCTGGTTCTGTGTTTTAATGTTGCAGACTTCATCCTTGTtcaaatatgatatatttttgctattatctTGGCAAACGTTGATTATTCCCATGAATGCACAAGGAGGAAGAATGCAATTTTGACCATAGGAAAAGACATCTTACTCTAGAGGCCTAAAGATCATTCTTTGATGCACTTAACTATAAAATTAGGATTTCCTAGTTAACAAATGTTTTTGAACCTTGGACTTGGGGTATTGTTAATGTTTGCAATTTTGTCCATATTGCTTGCTtaccaaaaattatttaaaatattttcaatttgagTAATGCATAGATTTTGCTAAAAAAGCATTTAATGTTTCACTCCACCCGGCAGAGGTCATCGATTTACTAGGACaagtaaaaagaagaaggcGTCAACATCCTGCAGCCAGAGCATAGGTTGCAGGTCCACTCAAGGATCATTTAAGTGTTCAAGATAGCAGAGAGTCTTTGTTccatttcttaaataaattcTTATTCCATTAATTTTGTGAACTAAGTTGAGTTCATATGGTGAAATAGGTGAGTACATAACAATGGACAGATAGCCAGAAAGGGAAAAAGGTCCTCCATCTCTACCTCTCTCTTGGGTGTAAGTCTCCTAAAAAGTATTGACATACTATAATACTACAATTTGTCTGATTGATAATGATTACAAAATTCAtattccacatttttttttttaaattagagaTATAAGTCAttctctagcctaatctaagtgtatgcGTGTGAAACTTCCTCATTTATCATAAACtaacaaatttacaaatttcATAGCTTGTCTATATGGAAAAGCCAACTCAGCAGATCTATTAGAATTACATGGGAGAGCACATCATCCAAGTCCGGCTTTAGGACTAGGCCTAACATTGCCTTACTCaaaattatattacaattttACCTAGCCATGCATCGCCTTACTCAAAATAAAGTAAACCTCcgtattttaaataataataaaaatgtccatttatttttgttaaattttatgcttgaaccatgatatttgattttctatATGAATTAACCTTGGTTTggttagtattaaataatttttttttaattgatgtttAAATTTATTGCCTTAACCTCAAACTATATCAAGCCAGCCTTGACATCATCTACCTAATATTTTAAGCTACAACATTAAAGAATTTGCACAAAATGGGATAACTAAAGTTGATATTTAGATCCTGCTTCCTGGaaagacaaatttaaaaataataataattaattaaaaaaaaaaacgatgaATCAACATGTCAAAGAATGGAAGTTTAACAAAGATCTAATTAAGGCTGATATGCAGATCCTGTTTCCTGGAAAGaggaatttattaaaacaaagaaatcaaattttcatgACTTACATGGAAGTTTAGGAAAGATCTATCTTTTTGTGCTATGATAATAGAATGCGGAAATTCCATCAATAATCTAACAGTTCTTTCTACTGGTGAACTATAATGAGGGCCACTACTATTAACTAATAGACACCGCCTTCAACAAACACCacacataaataaatttaaaaactgCATGATGGAACAAAAATGTTTCATCATATCAAGACACAAATTCTGGGATAAGAACTTCAATAAAGGATGAAATTGAAATTGTTAATTACCTGGTAACACCCAACATACAACAGCAGTGCAACTACAGCCACAACAGGTACATCATCCAGGAAAAGGTAATATGACCCGATAAGGAATAAAGAGATAACCTGGTACACGAAgtgtatatattatttatctTACAAATAAGTAGCTCAGAAGTCCATTTTTTTTCAGATAATTGGAACTCCCAAGCCTCAATCAATCCCCTTTGTAGGTTTAAAAACAAGCAAGTTCAAACAAGGATCAATATCGATAAACTGACCTCTCACTTTTTTAGTAAATACAGTATAGATTTtggaattttaaaatcaaactaCCAAACATTCATGAATAAAAGTGGGACTTACCATCCCAGAAACACCTCCAAGTAATAAAGGTCTCCTTCCAAGTTTATCAACTACAAGAACAGCTACTCCAGTCATGATcaactacaaaaaataaaacaacacaTTTCTTATGAAACAGTTGCCAAGTTCTTtggtttagccaaaaaaaaaagttgccaaGTTCTTTGCTCAAACATTAACTTCCTATATATATACAGGCtaagttcaagttacacattcacgatgatcaaagatcaataactatcttatctattaaatatttaatttcaagtttttatattttaaaattatgcataaaagataagtttacgaatcaaatagaaaataatattcgattggTATGACATTTGACATGCaagttaagaacataaagaacatgtaatccaacagtgGGATTTTCCAAATATTAACccgataaaaaattattaggtagtGTAAAATTACTAAAAGTTACCCCAGGTGCAACTTGATCTTGtccctatatatataactactatcaaatttctctctcacacatgATGTCTATTCAGGAGAGAAGTGTAGGAGAAATTTTACAGATTTTATATGATGgaagaaaatttataataacatCTATCACCATTTACATGATTAATTTCAATGGCaaacaccaaacacaaaatgaTGAGTACTGGGATTGCATAAATCTTTGAAATAAACCACCTACTCTGCAGTACACAGGTGATGAGACATATGCACACCACACTAATATATTAGTCAGAGAAGTAATCAACAATATTCATCCCTTTTATGCAGGGACCAATTTGTTTCATTCAAAGCCTACATTCTTACACATGCATGCCAGTGTCAATATTAAAAGCATAAAACAAATGTTATCACATGCATACATGTACATAAACAGATAAATATGTCATTAATTCAATTAATGCTGTCATAGattcaatataataaaaaatttcatgagtGGGAGAAGAGACGTGGTTAAGATGAAACTTTTGACAAGAAATTAGGAATTATCCTTCATTTTCagaaaaagtcaaaatataACATGTACACATAGAGGGTATAGGTCCAGGGCAAAAGATTTATGGTAATCTTATAATAACAAAGCCATCGGTATTTTAAgcatttcacatttttttaaatggtgcAATTAACAGTTTTTTCTCCTGCATTACTAACATACTGCATTGAAGCTCATGCCAGATATATATCAGGTCCGAGTATTTCTTAGGAATATGAGGGTGATCCATGTGTTTTCAATAAAAACTAGGGGAAGCTGAAGTATTTTACCTTTTTGGAAATTGCCTTAAATTCCTATTTTGATTTGGTTACCTATTGGGTTTTTTGGAAGCTAAAGGAAAGTATATTCATTGTCTTGTCAAATAAGTATTATCGTATTTCTTGTCTACCAAGGAATGGGAGTTgaagccttatatatatatatatatatataaataggtaGTACAATAAAGGGTTTGGTGACTTTGGCCTAAGCagtactcatatatatatatatatatatatatttacaatgaGAAGACTCTTAAAAGAATAAGTAATGGATTTCTTTGAAAAGTAGTTTGGTAGTTCTTTTGAGGTTAAAAGATACCCACATGTGAGTTAAGAGTTTGCTTGTTGTATTATTATGAGAGCATCAATGGGTGTACTAGAATTTTAGATTTGGGAGTTAGTATTCAATGTTTGTTATGGGTGTAttgtgatttgggttttgtgcTTGTGAGAATCTGAATATGAAATGTGAGGTTTTGTTTAGTGCAGttgtaattctttttttctttttccttttttttttatttttttatagaagttGTAATCCATATTGTTGACAGTGAATTTTGGTTAGTGTTTCTCATAGATATAGGTAGGGAATTGGCCAAACTGagttaaattttgtatattgtgtagatgtttttaatttcttgtttacATAATGCACTTTTCCTAGCCCAAATTCCCAACATACCCCAAATATATTTTGTGGATTTACACAAGAATTTCCATTCATCAATTTCAAATGCTAAAGGAGTCTGAGGATAAATGGATAATGAGATAAACAACTAGTAAGAATCTAATATCCAGTTAttcaaaggaaaaaggaaatgtTACCTTCAATAAACCTAGTAAAATTGAGACCCGTGTTGCATCGGATGCTGCAGAGAATCCTGCACTCTACCAGACTATATTGGCTTAGGATGTAAGTCTATTTGACACAGTAAGAAGTACAGTTactcaatacccaattagaaCCCCAGTTCTAAATCAAAAAGGTACCTGAAGGATTGATCCAGCATAGTATAGTACACTTGGTTGCCCGGTGATCTGTCATCAAAGTTAATGGTGCATATCAACCAGTGTTGGTAATTACTAATTCTGATCTAttgcttcaaacaaaaataCCTGTTGAAACAAGACTAATCCTGCACCAATTGTAAGAGCTTTCAAGCATTTTCCTTTGAACATTTCACTAAACGTAGCTTCTTTTTCGTCACCAACATAAGCAAGCTCAGTCAGTATCTCATCTACTTGTTCAGGAGCTGAGTCACCAAAGGCTGGACCCCTGAGCCGGTACAAGCAACCAACTGCAGTTTCTCTTAATTCCTGCATGTTGCCTTTTCCCTGAATGGCACGTAAAAGTAGCCATCTAGGTGATGCTGGTAGCCACCACATTCCAATCCCCATAATCACTGCCAAAGGGGTACTAGCTCCATACATGTAGCGCCAACCAGCAACTGTTTCAACTAAAAGGCTACCAATTCCGTAACCTCCCTGCACAAGATTGCAAGTGCTTACAACTTGTAGACTATACGCAAATACATTAAATAAATATACTAATGATAAATTTGTtgaggaagctagaaaagagaCATCTAAATCCAAGACAACTCTTACTAGCTGCAATTCATTTAGGctctgtttggttgggaggatggaaaatgttgggaggaaaaaaaaaaattagtttcccACTATGTGTGTTTGGTATAGAGGATGGAAAAGTTATTTGAGTGAAGTTCTCCTATGtcatcgaaaaaaaaaaatagagtatggaaaagaggaaagatggaaaacaaaaaaaaaatttcctttgttcggttgacaagaaaaatgagatgataGAAAAAATAGTTTGGTAAGAATTAACTATTATAACCCAACTACATAGTACATAAgaagtaattttaaaattattaaataataaaaacattacttattattaattaaattaataaagatAACATCTTATAAAAGTTAACACAtcacatttacttttttttattttttactcagCCATTTTCTTTACTCAACATTTTGGCTAATTTATTTTAACACACGTGCTGGAGAAAAAGACAAACAATGTTATTTTAACATTTTGGCTGGCTGGTACCTAGTAAAAAGCAAGCCCAAAAAGTAGAAGAAGATAGGAAAGATTAAATTTTTGGCTGGCTGGTACCTGGGTGGTTGAATGCTGGTGAGAGGGTAAAATTGTAAACACAGTTTTCTCCCCATTTCGAGGAGATGTGGTTTTGGTGGACCCAGGTGGAAAACACCTGGACACCTacttttcctctctattttcttttgcaaaCTAAACGGAGGAAAGCTCCTCTTTTCCTTTCACTTTTCTCTCACCCATTTTCCATCCGCCCACTTTTCTCCCCAACCAAACAGAAGCTTACTGcataccctaaaataaattatcCTCAGTTCAAAGTTGAAGCACTTACAACCATCCCAAGGACTATAAAGAACTCTTTCAAAGAGATTAGTCGACCACGTATCTTACTTGGAGCTGTCTCAGCAATGTACATAGGAGCTGCATGCATCGCCTAAAAGTGAAGAAACTAAAAATCATGtctcacataaaaataaaaagacaaaactacatttttttaacatctatatTCTTCAAGCATGCATAGTTAAGTCATATATCATAAGCAGGCGATATTTGCTTTTCCCTGGTGTAGACCATTGATATCTGATGACGAAATTAATGCAGTACAAATTCTTAAAGGGGATTGAAAATCACcaagaacagaaaaataaaaatagaccTAAAAATCAGCATCAAGATTTgtttggagtcagcaccaagcgggATAGAAAACCTAGATATCAACACCTATCCATTGGAAAAATATCAACTGAAATTGTACTCATCCTAAACTTGTCTCCATAGAAATAGAATAGCACGCTTATATAGACTACTTGGACTAGATCCTTACCCTAACTGACTTGgattaaattatgaaaataactTTGACTctaggaaattaaataaaacttcaAGTAAAATACCAATAACCTACTTAGCTAATAAAATCCAATAGagcaatataaaaataataataatacaaaataacaacaacatAATTGACTCCTAAAACTAAATaga is part of the Quercus robur chromosome 9, dhQueRobu3.1, whole genome shotgun sequence genome and harbors:
- the LOC126700036 gene encoding D-xylose-proton symporter-like 2 produces the protein MASDPQQPTLSSLGKVGKSSGEIGSVEEPLINGGVHGSENYSVVAAILPFLFPALGGLLYGYDIGATSCATISIESATLSGISWYNLSSVEIGLITSGSLYGALIGSVLAFNVADFLGRRRELLAAALLYLVGALITALAPDFPIMVIGRFVFGIGIGLAMHAAPMYIAETAPSKIRGRLISLKEFFIVLGMVGGYGIGSLLVETVAGWRYMYGASTPLAVIMGIGMWWLPASPRWLLLRAIQGKGNMQELRETAVGCLYRLRGPAFGDSAPEQVDEILTELAYVGDEKEATFSEMFKGKCLKALTIGAGLVLFQQITGQPSVLYYAGSILQSAGFSAASDATRVSILLGLLKLIMTGVAVLVVDKLGRRPLLLGGVSGMVISLFLIGSYYLFLDDVPVVAVVALLLYVGCYQLSFGPIGWLMISEIFPLRLRGRGLSIAVLVNFGANALVTFAFSPLKALLGAAILFYIFGAIAVVSLVFIFFVVPETKGLTLEEIEAKCL